The Deltaproteobacteria bacterium genomic interval CTCGGTCCCGGCATCGCCTCCACCTCCAGGCCGGATCGCTGGTTCAAGCCAACGACACGCGACGAATAGTAGCTCTCCGTCAGCCATCTGAGCCAGCGTCCCGCCTCCCAGCGTTGGGCCGCCGCCTGAAAGTCCTGTGTCGTCACCTCCCGTCCCATCGACCTTAAAACCGCCTGCAGGGTCTCCTCCGGTGGAAAACTGCGCGGGTCGTTCAAGACACCCAGCAGAGGACGCCCATCCGGTCCGGTCCCGTTCATGATCTCTTGCGCAACGAGTTGCGAGGCAAAATCTCCTTCGCTCTTGCCACGGCTGTTCTCCGCGGCACGCCAGGTGTAATGCTCCGGCAACCCCTCGGCATGAAGGAAAAGGGCCGTCAGCCAAAATGGATCGCTCGCCAGATCCTGGGCGGTCACCCCGTCGACCACAACCCCGCTTCTGATAATCCTCTCCGCAACCGCTTTACCGACCGCCTCGACATGACGATTATCCAGCCGTCGGGCCCAGAGTTTCACCTGCTCCAGATCGCGCCGCCCGACGCCAAAGAGGAGTGTAGCTCCCCCCTGGAGACCCAGCATCAAGGCGGTCTCCAGCGATGCCTCCTCACGCCATCTTTCATGAAGATGGGTCGCGGTCACGGCATCCAGGGCAAGATTCGCCCCGATGGTTCCCGCCTGGGTATAGGCAAGCGTCTTGATCTGACGGACTGTTGCCGCCTCGGGGAAAAGAACCCCTCTCTTCGCCATCCCAGTCAGGATTCTCTCTCTCCCGATCCCGACCCCGACATTCATCGCCGCTGTCCCCATCGTCGCCAACAAAAGCCAATTGAGAACCGGGTCTGGCCCCCCTTCTTCAAAGATCAATTCTTCAGCCGCCCGTCCGGTTTGCCAGAGGAGCCCAGAGATCCCGATCCATCCGGCGTTTCGGAAGGCACGATAGTCCGCGTAGGGACGAAACCGGTGATACCCGGCCCCCAGCACACTGTAACCAACCGCCCCGGTGGCAATCAGGTCGACGGCCCTGATACCGGCCGGTTCCTTTTTGACGACAACTGACGGCTTTGCAGGAGGGAACGATTCGTAGCCGGGGTAAGGGGGGACCGGGGCTGGTTCCGGAAATTCCGGTTTGGGGAGGGAATCCGCATGCGCCTCTCCCAAAAACCACCGACTGACACGATCTAAAACGACAGGGGGGGTCATACGGGGTCGCTTATCGCCGTCTCCTTTGGAAAGTTGTGTCTATTTCCCCGTCTCCGGGATGGCGAGCCCATGAACGATATTGGACAGCGCCAGATAACGGTTCAAAAGCAGAAAGAGTCTTTTGTCCACCTGGTCCGATCTCGCTTCAACGAGCACCAACTGCGGCCTCATCAAACTGGAATACGCCTCCGGGACCGTCTTGAAACCGGCCTTTTCGGCATCGGGCAACAACGCCTTCTCGACCAATGCAAAATCGTGCCGGATACGCTCGACAAAGGCCCGCGCCTCTCTGACGCGGGGGTGCCCTTCCCTCAATCTCCAGCTCCCTGTCGGGGTTTTTTCAACAGCCTCCAGACGGGTCAGGACCTCTTCCGGAATACCGGTATCTGTCAAGGGAACGGAAGTCGAGACCCCCATTTTTTCAAATTCGAGGACAACCCAGGCGGTCAACGTCACCTCTTCCCAGCGACCGAGCGATTTTACGACACGATTGGCCTCCATCGAGTCAATTGCGTAAGGCCTGATCTCCTCCAACCGCTCCATCAACCAAAGGCCGTTGTTCGCCCCCTCGGGGGAATTGAGGAGAAACCAGGTGGCGAACTCCTCCTGCAACAGCTCTTCGGGTGAGAGCGGTTTTCCACCAAAAATCTCCTGATCATAAATGCCGGGGGTCGCCGCCGATTCAGTGATGCCGCTATACAACGCCACAAGGGGAGCCAGTCTTGGAACCACCTCCCCCGTGTAGCGATCGATCCAGTCCCCCAGGGAACCGGTTTCGATCCCTTCTCTGGCGGCAAACGTCACCAGGGCACGGAGGTGGGTCAAAAAGAGGGCCCCCTGATCCGGCCCTTCCTCAAAAACCTGCCCGCTTCCCTGACTGATCGCCAGGGGTCTTTCCACCTGCCTCCGGAAGGCCTGATACCCGGCTTCCTCCTGGGAAGAAGCTTCTCTTTGCTCCAGGAGACCGGCGGCATCCTCCTCAAGATTGAGGCCAATCCGGATGATCTGATCCGTCACCGAACGGTGGACCGCCGACCGCGACCTTTTTTTAAAATCCTCCGAAAGATTTTCGAGACTCTCTTCCAACGGTTCCGAAGGACCGAGTCCGGCCAGGAAAAGGGCGGAATGGGCGAATAGGTTCCCCCTTTCGCCGCCGGGGACCAAAAAGATTTCGTAATCTTTCTCCGCACGACGGGGATCGGTCAGACTCCAACCGATCGGAGAGGGGACAAAAAACTGGCCGCGCGGCAACGATTCCCCTCCGGAAAACGGATCAAATTCCTTTTTCCAGGCACTGCCGGCAAAAAGAGGGTAGCGGACACGCCACCCTTGGGTGAAGCACCCTTCGGAAGAGGGATCCTCTCTTAAAACATCCCGCACGTAGGCCTCAACCGCTTCCACCCAACTGGACCCGGAGGCCCCGATGTTAAAGGGATCCACCCCCCAGGCAGAAATCCCCCCCGGAATCCGGGAGGAGGCTTGGAACGAGGAGAGGATCATCGCGGCCGCCGCATAGGCAATCGCCTCTTTTTCATGCTGACCTTGCAGGGAGGCGACACCGGTCCGTTCCCCAACGGTGATCTTTCTCGAAAGCTCCTCGATCTCCGGCCTGTTCCTTCTCACACCGTCAGCCCATTGCGCCAAGGCATGGATTTCTCCAAAACTCAAGGCGTCCCATTTCTTCTTTGGGGGGAGCCCTTCTACAGAAACGAGTGGCGGAAAAACCTCCGCAGGGGCGAGCGGGATGCCGGCCTCTTCAAACCTCTCTCGTGGGACAATCACCGTTTCGGCAGAAAGGGTCGGCAACCGTCGGACCCAGGCGGCAAACCGGACCTTGTCCTTCACCACCAATTGTCCAAACTTTTTTGTCTCCCCACCTACCCTTCTTTCTTCTTCCTGATAATCAAAGATCCGACGGACTTCTCCCACAATATCGGGATGAGGAGCCGCCTCCGGCACCCAGGGGTTTTCCGCCTTCCAGAGGGAGATCACCCAGGAGCGAAGATCGGAATCGAGCTCGGTAAATAATTTCTCCAATGCCTCCGGTCTGTCCAAAAGGTCGGCTGGGGCGGGGGGGTCAGGAGAATAGATCGTTGCGCGGTCCGCCAGATCGAGCAGGACCACCTGCACCATTGTCCCGATCCGGAGGAGTGTGTCTTCCAGACGCGCGTATTGATAAAGCTCCGGTTTCCCCCGGTGATTAAAAAGACCATCATGCACCGAAGGGATCGCCCGATGGGCAAACCAGAGGATCGGTTTCTGCCAGGACCAAAAGAGGTGATCGCTCAACCAGGCCTGTTGGGAACGATAGACATGTTCATCGATGGCAGGGGTATAAACTTCCCCGAGGGGGCTTTGTGATTCCCAGGCCGCGTTGACCAGCAAGGCGGCCCCTTCCACCAGAAAGAGACGACCGACGGTATTCCCCCCATAGCGGCCGACGGCACCGACCCGCGACGCCGCCGCCGCGGGAAGACGACGGACAAGCGGGGCCCCGAGAAAACGCCCCGCTCTTGCCAGCACCGATTTTTCACCCCGCGCCAGGAGATCCGCCCCACCGAGCCACCAGACCCCACGGTCGGCGACCCAGGCCAGATTGTTCTCCTGATCGATACCGCAAAAATCCTCAATCTGTCCCGGGGCTCCGTAAAAGAGCGCCCCGTAACCGAGCAGTCGGGAGGTCGGCCCGCTAACCGGGCTCGCGAACCCGTGGCCGATCTTCCGGCCAAAACCGGCGACCCCACTCCAGAGCGATTTCATTTTTTTACCGACGGCAACAAGGGGTGCTCCACCCAAGGCCGGAGAAATCGCCGCCTGCCGGTAGGAATCCGGGAGAGGTTCAATCGATTGAAGATCGTCACTGCGGAAAAGAGGCTCTTCCGGCAGGCAGGCTAACACCGGTTCCGGGAAGACCGGTTTCGGGGCAACAGGACCACAATAATCAGCCATCGGGACTCCTCTTTAGCGGGGGCCCCGTACTCCGCCTCAGGTGGATCCGATGGCCCCCGTACCCCCGCGTTCACGCCGGCAAAGCCGGACGTTCACTATAAATCGTCCCTATTTTCGACCGTTTGGCCTCAAAGTTGCGGCTTATTTGCGCGAGATGCCGACCCGGGAGGGGTGGGACCGTTCCAGCGTCTTCCCAGAGGAGACGGCCTGGAAAAAAGCGGCCCAGACCCGCCTTTGGAAGGCCAGTCCCTCCGGATCGACCACAAGATCGGGGTTCCCATCGGCACCCACAACCAGTTTCTCCGGCGTATCCCGTGTCCGGAATTCGACCGTTGGGGGAGGATTACTGCGGGAAACCAGTTTCAGCTGAGGGTTCGGATCACCCGCCACTCGGGCACGGGCGGTTACAATGTTGTCGAGATTAATCTCCCCCGTATGACGGTCCCAAAGGACGGCGATCCGCTCCCCGATCCGGACAAAATAATCGTCATCCCCCTCGTTGGGGTAGCGGCTCCAAAAGGGTCCTTCCACCTCGGCCCAGGCCTCCGCTACTTGCGTCTTGGGGAGGGCCGAAGCCTCCCTCTTGCGGGGGGGTGAGATATACATCGATCTCTGGGGGGCCGGCGGAAAGGCCTCCACTAAATCGGCCCGATACCGTGAATAGGCCCGTGCGACACGAACCACCGGTTCAAAAGGTTTTGACGGATCGGCCGGATCGATAGACGGAGGAAAGGAAAGATGATTCTGATGAGCCATGCAATCCCCTCTGTGACACCCGTACGCCCCGGTCTCTTCAAGAACACGATAGGTTGTTGTCATCAGCTCATCATACAAACCGCCCGCCCGCATCCCGTGATAGAGCAACTCGATTCCGCCGATCCAATCACGGCCGAATTCAAGTTCCACGGGGGGATTCGGACTAAAACCGTCCCGTGCCAAGGCAAGACGGGTGTGCGAGGCGTTGTTCACAAAAGGACGAGGATCCACCAGTCTTTCAAGCCCGGCACGGAGTTGCACATAGGCCTGCTCAATATCAGCAAAAGAACCGTCACCCGGTTCCTCTCCGGCCTCCTTCCTGACAACCCCCAGGAAATATTCGGGATCCTCCCCTTCCGCATACCGGAGACTGTCCCAGTGAACACGTCCCGCCGCTCCTTCAGTCGGCCGAAAACTCCAATTGTGCAGATTCCCGGAGAGATCCTTTAAGAAACCATTGTAGTCGGTGGTACCCTCCTTGATGGCCTTCTTCACCTCTTCCGAAGAAACTCCCAGGCGTCTGGCCAAAACCGCCCGCGCCTGTTTCAGGTTCACCTTGAACCGTTTAAAAACCGTAATCGGGGCGTCATCGACAGGCCCCAGTTCTCTGGGGGTGATTTTGATAAAACCGTTATCCACAAAGGCATAGAGGATCGGGTTTCCCGAGGCCTGGGAATAAATAATGCGACATTGGTGTCCGCCGACACGGAAACTCACAATGGCATTGAGATAAACCTTGGACCCCTTCCCCATCCGGATTGGGTTGGCCGGCAACCGGGTTGCCACCCACCCCTGGCCTTGCAGTGCCGACATCAATTCCGTCATGATCTCGTCGATCTCCATCGGATGTCCGGGGTTCGAACGGCTCGGGCCCGGCATGAACTCCACCTCCTCCCCTACCCTCAGGCCGGCAAGAACCGCCTGGTCATAATATTCATCAATCAACCATCGCAACCACCGCCCCGACTCTCCCCGCTGAACCGCCTTCTCCAGGTCTTTTTGCCGGACCTCCCGCCCCATATGCCTCAAGACGGCTGGCATCATATCGGCATAAGGGAAACTCCGCGGGTCCTGCACAACCCCCAGGAGCGGACGACCGTCCGGACCGGTTTTCTCAATAATCTGGCGGGCCACCTGCATCCGGCTCAAATCCCCTCCGATCACCTGCCCATGGCTCCTCTCCGCCGCACCGTAAGTCAGGTGTTCCGGCAGTCCTTCCAGGTCCAAAAACAACGCCACCAGATAATAGGGGTCACTGGCGACATCCTGCGCGGTTACCCCATTGACCCGGATGCCGCTCGCCAGAATCCTTCGGGCCACCGTCTCCCCGACCGCCTCGACATCCCAAGACTGCCGCCGCTTGAACCAAACCTTGGCCCGTTCCAGATCGTGACGGCCGACACCAAACAAGACAACAGAGCCTGCCTGGATACCGAGGGCGATCCCGTTCTGCCAGTCCGGTTCCTCACGCCACCGCTCCCTCAAGTGGGTAGCGGTCAGGGCGTCAAATCCCAGATTGACAGCCCCAAGACCGATCTGGGTGCCGGTCAGGTAGCGGAGCTGTGCCACCGTTGCCGCATCCGGAAAGGCCAACCCTCCCTGGAGAACACGGTGGACTATCCGTTCCCGTGCCATACCGACGCTGACGTTCATAACCGCAAGCCCCATCCCCCCAACCAACAGGTAGTTGAAAACAGGATCTTCCCCCCCCTCTTCAAAAAAGAGTTCGTATCCGGCATGCCCCGCCTGCCAGCCGAAACTCCCGAGTCCGATGAAACCGGCGTTACGGAAACGGGCATAATTGCCAAAATACCCGTTCGGTTGGAATCGGCGTGAAGCGGCCGCCACAAGGGCATAACCCCCCCCCACCTGGGAGAGCCAGTCGGCGGTCTCTCTCCAGACAGGAGGAGGTACGGCGGGAGGAGGGGGGAGGGGAATCGGCTTCGGCGGCGCCCCCTCAAATTCCCGATAAGGGGCCACCTCTTCCGGTTCAGGAAGCTCACCGGCGGGAGGAGGGGGGAGCTGGGCCAGAAACCAGCGTCCAACGTTATCAGCAGGGGTCGGTGGGGCCATAGCTATAACACCGTGCCCTGTATCGTCTTTCTCCCCCAAAAGTTGTGTTTTTTAAGGGGGGAAACCCCTCTTTTTCTAGCAACTTCCTCCCAGATCCTCCGATTTAAGGGGGTACAGAAACCATCCTATGGGTGAGCCGAATACCATCAATCAGAGTGTCCCCATTTCCAGCATCCCGCTCCCTCCCGATGCCACGCCGGAGCAGTACAGTTCGATGGATAGAAACGGAGACCGAGTCATCGATTTTCAGACAGAATACCTCCTCGCCGAACAGGGGAGGTTATTCGCCAACCAGCCGGCGTTGTTGGGGGCGATCCGAACCGCCTTTTTCGGGAATGATTTTGCCGGCTATACGTTCCGAACCGCCAATCCGGGAAGAACCACCGAGATGATCTTCGAAAACAGGGAAACCCTCGAAGTCAAGAAAGTCCGGATCGGGAGTGACAACCGGTGGACCGAAACAACAACCTCCCCCAACAGTATTCTGACAGAGCCGGAGACACGGAGAAAAATGATCCGGTACCTTCGGACCCTCGTCGAAACAACTTCTTACAGTGAAAACCCCGAGGGGGTTAGCCATGTTATCGACACCCTGGATCCCGCTTTCCAGGCGCTCCGATTCACCACTCAGACGATCCGACCGGAAGATTATCCCGCTGAATTTGTCTGTGACGAGCAGGGACGTGCGGAGCCCAAAAAACGGACCGTTGGCAACCATTTCCTGGCCAAACGAAAAGGACGAGAGGGGGCGATCCCGATCCTTCTGGTCGGGCACACGGATACGGTCTACCCCCTCAAAAGGGTGGAGGAGGGGGGGTTCATCCGGATGGAGCCGCAGGGTACCGACAACCCGGGTATTCCTCGCTATGTGGGACCTGGCATTGCCGATATGAAGGGAGGGATCGTTGTCATCCTCTTTACCCTCTATACTCTGGACCAGTTGGGCTTTCTGGATGATTTTGACGTAACCGTTTTTCTGGGTAGCGATGAGGAGATCGGTTCGCTCGATTCCCGGAAACATATTGAAAGATTGGCGGCCGGCCAGGCCGGCTGTTTTGTCTTTGAAAGAAACGCCGGGGATTCGATGGCGATCGAACGGCAGGGAATCGGACATATCCGCCTCCTTTTTGAAGGAAAATCGGCCCCCTCCTCCAAACCGGGAGAAGGGGCCAGTGCGATTCTGGAAAGAAATTTCACCGAACTAGCAGTGGACGCCCTGAACAGGGAGTATCAAAAACGGGCCCAGAGAGATAAGTCTTACCGCGGGATTCTTTTTAATATCGGACGGAGTCGCGGCGGTACCGGGGCGAATACGGTCCCCAGTTGCGCCGATACCTTGATTGAGGTCCGCTACGAAAACCGGTCCCAAGAGGCCCTTATCCGGAAAGACCTGGCAGAAATTGTCGCCAAGGTTGACGTTCACACGGCCGAGGGAAAACCGGTCGTGACCAAACCGGACATCCAGTTTCACCGTCCTCCCAAAAGGGATACCCCGGAAACCGCTACCGCCTTTGAGAGGGCGAGAGGACTCTTCGCCCTTTATGCACGGGAATCGACGAGGATCACCGGCAGACCTTTCGTGGAAAAACCGGAGGCCGGTGCCGCGGACGGCAGTATCACGCAAGCGGTCGGTTGTCCTACCCTCGATTCCGTCGGCGTTGAGGGAGGAAGCGTCCACACGCCGGGTCAAAGGATCGAGTTTATGGATACCGCCAGCCTCTTCAACCGAACTGAAATTATGGTCCATACACTGGCTCGAATTCGGGAAGAACGTCGTTAGACTGTTCTCATTTTGATAAAATTCTCATTTTGAGAACGGTTCTCCTTTCTTCCTCGTTACAACCAAATGATTTAACTCTGTTTTTTAGTCAGTTTCTCCGTCTCCCTGGCATCCCTCTTGCATCTCTAGCAAGGTATGTCCCTCCGAGCGGTTCTCTTGACTCTTTTTGTCAGCCTTCTTCTCGCCGCCTGTGTGGAGAAAGAGGTCGAATATGTCACGGTCGAAAAAGAGGGGGGTTCTGGTTCCCCCAATAATCAGACCCCTGAGGGGAGTTCTCCCCAAGGCAATTCACAAAATAACGGCCTCCAATCTTACTCCGGGGGGATTCTCAAATTCAGATTGATCGGCGCCGACGGTTCCCCCTCTTCAACGGCCAGGACGATTGAGGTCCTGAAAGGTTCCGAGGTCACCCTGGAATGGGAAACCGAAAAACCATTTACCGCCTCACTCCTCAAGGATAATGAAACCCTCGCCTCTCCGCTCCCGGCCCAAGGCTCCCATACGGTCACTGTGGACAAGGATGCGATCTACTCCCTCGTCATTCCCGGAAAGGAAGGGATTCAGGCCGCCACCCTTGCGCTGAAAGTGACCAACACCCTCTGTCTGGGGCAACCCAACTGTAGCACCAATATTGGGAAACAAAAGGGGATCGGTTATACCTACTATCAACCATTTGCCTGCCAGAAACCGGATGGAACGGTCTGCGTCATGCTGGCCGATGCCGGAGACCACCGGGTCCTCCGCTGGTGTGGCGATAATATCCAAAAAGGGGAGCCAGATCTTGTTTTAGGGCAAACCGATTTCTATTCTTCGGCGGCCAACCGCGGCGGCACCGCTCACCTGGGGACATTGAGCGAACCCCGCGGCGTCTGGTGTGACGGGCGAAGGGTGGTTGTTGCCGACACCAAGAATCACCGCGTCCTGATCTGGAACCGTTTTGAGACGCTCCAGAACGGCGATGCGGCCGACGTGGTGATCGGTCAACCGAACCCGCAGTGGAATCTGCCAAATCAGGGGGGAGGACCGACCAACAAGTCGCTCCGGAGTCCCACCGGGGTCTGGGTGGACCCTCCCACAGGATCGCTCTTTGTGACCGACTCGGAAAACCACCGGATCCTGATCAAGAGAAACTGGCCCACAACAGACGGTCAGGGCTTTGACGTCGTGATCGGACAGGCTAATTTCATCTCAGCCGCCCAGAACAGGGGGGGCGGGGATACCGGTCCCGCCGCCAACAGCCTCTTTGCGGCCCATGGGGTCTCCACCTTCAACGGGAAACTGATCATCAGCGACTCCTGGAACAACCGGGTCCTGATTTTTAACCAGATCCCGCAGGAGAACGACGCCTCAGCCGACTTCGTCATCGGTCAACCCGGTCCTACCACAAACAATACCAATAATGCGGGGCGATGGTTACACCCCTTCAACACCATCGACAAGGAGAGGGGGATCCCCAACGCCACAACCCTTGTCTACCCTGTCTCGGCCTACGCCACG includes:
- a CDS encoding M20/M25/M40 family metallo-hydrolase, which gives rise to MGEPNTINQSVPISSIPLPPDATPEQYSSMDRNGDRVIDFQTEYLLAEQGRLFANQPALLGAIRTAFFGNDFAGYTFRTANPGRTTEMIFENRETLEVKKVRIGSDNRWTETTTSPNSILTEPETRRKMIRYLRTLVETTSYSENPEGVSHVIDTLDPAFQALRFTTQTIRPEDYPAEFVCDEQGRAEPKKRTVGNHFLAKRKGREGAIPILLVGHTDTVYPLKRVEEGGFIRMEPQGTDNPGIPRYVGPGIADMKGGIVVILFTLYTLDQLGFLDDFDVTVFLGSDEEIGSLDSRKHIERLAAGQAGCFVFERNAGDSMAIERQGIGHIRLLFEGKSAPSSKPGEGASAILERNFTELAVDALNREYQKRAQRDKSYRGILFNIGRSRGGTGANTVPSCADTLIEVRYENRSQEALIRKDLAEIVAKVDVHTAEGKPVVTKPDIQFHRPPKRDTPETATAFERARGLFALYARESTRITGRPFVEKPEAGAADGSITQAVGCPTLDSVGVEGGSVHTPGQRIEFMDTASLFNRTEIMVHTLARIREERR